The following proteins are co-located in the Enoplosus armatus isolate fEnoArm2 chromosome 10, fEnoArm2.hap1, whole genome shotgun sequence genome:
- the stx5a gene encoding syntaxin-5a isoform X2 produces the protein MTCRDRTLEFQSACKSLQGRPNGVQPSKPALSALRQRSDFTVMAKRIGKDLSNTFAKLEKLTILAKRKSLFDDKAVEIEELTYIIKQDINSLNKQIAQLQDLVRSRGAPGGRHIQTHSNTIVVSLQSKLASMSNDFKSVLEVRTENLKQQRSRREQFSQPPVSSSPLMANNFKSSVLMQDESRSLGDVAIDMDSQSNPLQLQLIDEQDSYIQSRADTMQNIESTIVELGSIFQQLAHMVKEQEETIQRIDANVEDTQLNVEAAHTEILKYFQSVSSNRWLMIKIFLVLIVFFIIFVVFFA, from the exons ATGACGTGCCGTGACCGGACCCTCGAGTTCCAGTCGGCCTGTAAATCTCTCCAGGGCAGACCG AATGGAGTCCAGCCCAGTAAACCAGCGCTCAGCGCCCTCAGGCAGCGCAGTGACTTTACAGTTATGGCCAA GAGAATTGGAAAAGACTTGAGCAATACATTTGCCAAACTGGAAAAGCTCACTATTT tggcaaaaagaaaatctctaTTTGACGACAAGGCAGTGGAGATCGAGGAGCTGACTTACATCATTAAACAA gaCATCAACAGTCTAAACAAACAGATAGCACAGCTGCAGGACTTGGTGAGGTCCCGCGGAGCTCCGGGTGGCCGACATATCCAAACCCACTCTAACACTATAGTGGTGTCATTACAG TCCAAACTGGCCTCAATGTCCAATGACTTCAAATCAGTCCTTGAAGTCAGAACAGAG AACCTGAAGCAGCAGCGCAGCAGGAGAGAGCAGTTTTCCCAGCCTCCTGTCTCGTCTTCTCCTCTGATGGCCAACAACTTCA AGAGCTCGGTCCTGATGCAGGATGAGTCCAGGAGTCTTGGGGATGTAGCCATCGATATGGACTCTCAGAGCAATCCCTTGCAACTCCAGCTTATTGATGAGCAG GACTCATACATCCAGAGCCGTGCAGATACCATGCAGAATATTGAGAGCACCATAGTGGAACTGGGCTCTATATTCCAGCAGCTGGCACACATGGTCAAGGAGCAAGAGGAGACCATCCAGAG GATCGATGCTAACGTGGAGGACACCCAGCTGAACGTGGAGGCCGCTCACACAGAAATCCTCAAATACTTTCAATCAGTCTCCTCCAACCGCTGGCTGATGATCAAGATCTTTCTTGTCCTCATcgtcttcttcatcatctttgtcGTCTTCTTCGCTtaa
- the LOC139291854 gene encoding protein RD3, with protein sequence MFPWSAVFSLEPKVPGQRSTEELVTNTLMLELGAMVKRTERIRLERATEGRRRRRSSSSTADYSWLANTPTPQPYELTPNDLLELQDLCTKIPPAQCGPVIVRFRRLVSQMEPEVHEVPRLFRSVLRDCVEETDGNEDVQSQDPAFEKQQRSKSLSFVTFRTKFRTGQFFKGSSMTGSRGNLQQEMDWSDEEEDGEGEVEAIKARARKGRSRSMPEISPMEQSAHG encoded by the exons ATGTTTCCTTGGTCTGCTGTTTTCTCCCTTGAGCCCAAAGTTCCCGGCCAGCGCAGCACTGAGGAACTGGTTACCAATACTCTGATGTTGGAGTTGGGAGCCATGGTGAAGCGCACCGAGCGCATCCGCTTGGAGCGGGCGACAGAGGGTCGGCGGCGCCGtcgcagctcctcctccacagctgaCTACAGCTGGCTGGCCAACACCCCGACCCCTCAGCCCTACGAGCTGACGCCCAACGACCTGCTGGAACTGCAGGACCTCTGTACCAAGATCCCTCCTGCACAGTGTGGTCCTGTGATAGTCAG GTTCAGGAGGCTGGTGTCGCAGATGGAGCCCGAGGTTCATGAAGTTCCGCGGTTGTTTCGCTCGGTGCTACGCGACTGTGTGGAAGAGACGGATGGAAATGAAGACGTGCAGTCGCAGGACCCCGCCTTTGAGAAGCAGCAGCGCAGCAAGAGCCTCTCTTTCGTTACTTTCCGCACCAAGTTCCGCACGGGTCAGTTCTTCAAGGGCAGCAGCATGACAGGCTCCAGAGGGAATCTGCAGCAGGAGATGGATTGGTCcgacgaggaggaggatggagaaggGGAGGTGGAGGCCATTAAGGCCAGGGCGAGGAAGGGAAGGAGCCGGAGCATGCCAGAGATCAGCCCCATGGAGCAGAGTGCCCATGGgtga
- the stx5a gene encoding syntaxin-5a isoform X1, with product MTCRDRTLEFQSACKSLQGRPNGVQPSKPALSALRQRSDFTVMAKRIGKDLSNTFAKLEKLTILAKRKSLFDDKAVEIEELTYIIKQDINSLNKQIAQLQDLVRSRGAPGGRHIQTHSNTIVVSLQSKLASMSNDFKSVLEVRTENLKQQRSRREQFSQPPVSSSPLMANNFRSRKKGAQEPHAAREPRNGYQGNTTSNLKESSVLMQDESRSLGDVAIDMDSQSNPLQLQLIDEQDSYIQSRADTMQNIESTIVELGSIFQQLAHMVKEQEETIQRIDANVEDTQLNVEAAHTEILKYFQSVSSNRWLMIKIFLVLIVFFIIFVVFFA from the exons ATGACGTGCCGTGACCGGACCCTCGAGTTCCAGTCGGCCTGTAAATCTCTCCAGGGCAGACCG AATGGAGTCCAGCCCAGTAAACCAGCGCTCAGCGCCCTCAGGCAGCGCAGTGACTTTACAGTTATGGCCAA GAGAATTGGAAAAGACTTGAGCAATACATTTGCCAAACTGGAAAAGCTCACTATTT tggcaaaaagaaaatctctaTTTGACGACAAGGCAGTGGAGATCGAGGAGCTGACTTACATCATTAAACAA gaCATCAACAGTCTAAACAAACAGATAGCACAGCTGCAGGACTTGGTGAGGTCCCGCGGAGCTCCGGGTGGCCGACATATCCAAACCCACTCTAACACTATAGTGGTGTCATTACAG TCCAAACTGGCCTCAATGTCCAATGACTTCAAATCAGTCCTTGAAGTCAGAACAGAG AACCTGAAGCAGCAGCGCAGCAGGAGAGAGCAGTTTTCCCAGCCTCCTGTCTCGTCTTCTCCTCTGATGGCCAACAACTTCA gGAGCCGAAAAAAAGGGGCCCAGGAGCCGCATGCAGCTCGTGAGCCGCGCAATGGTTACCAGGGCAATACAACCTCAAATTTAAAAG AGAGCTCGGTCCTGATGCAGGATGAGTCCAGGAGTCTTGGGGATGTAGCCATCGATATGGACTCTCAGAGCAATCCCTTGCAACTCCAGCTTATTGATGAGCAG GACTCATACATCCAGAGCCGTGCAGATACCATGCAGAATATTGAGAGCACCATAGTGGAACTGGGCTCTATATTCCAGCAGCTGGCACACATGGTCAAGGAGCAAGAGGAGACCATCCAGAG GATCGATGCTAACGTGGAGGACACCCAGCTGAACGTGGAGGCCGCTCACACAGAAATCCTCAAATACTTTCAATCAGTCTCCTCCAACCGCTGGCTGATGATCAAGATCTTTCTTGTCCTCATcgtcttcttcatcatctttgtcGTCTTCTTCGCTtaa